The genomic segment TCATCGCCGACATTCCGAAGGAAGAGAAGGCCGACGGCGGCCACGCCCACGACCACGGCGGCATGATGTAATGGAATAAATGAGTTCTTTTTGAACTCATATGGGGGGTGGCCTGTCTGTCATGGCAGGTCGCTCTTCAAAACACTTTTTTGTCTTGAGAGATCTGTCCTCGCATACCGGGAGCTTGCGAAGACAGACCTCACGATAAAAAACCCAAACCCCCAACGACGGGCCGGAAGGAAACTTCCGGCTCGTTTTTGTTTTTGGAAATACCGTCAGGCCACGAAACAAGGGCACTCAAAGAGGCCTATTTTTCCACGCAGGCCACCGCCATGGCGGCCATGCCTTCTTCCCGGCCCACAAAGCCCATGCGCTCGTTCGTGGTCGCCTTGATGCCCACCTGATCGGGCTGGATGCGAAGGGCTTCGGCGATTTTTTCCTTCATCGCGGGGGCGTGTTTCATCACCTTCGGTGCTTCGGCGATGAGGGTGGAGTCCACATTGGTGATGACGTAACCTTTCTCATGCGCCAGTTCGGCACATTTTTCCAGGATGCGAAGGCTGCAGATACCCTCAATGCTGGCATCCGTCGGGGGAAAGTAAAAACCGATGTCTGGTAGTCCCAGGGAGCCCAGCACGGCATCGGCAATCGCGTGGCACAGCACGTCTGCGTCGGAGTGGCCCTTCAGGCCGCGGGTGTAAGGGATTTCGATGCCTCCTAGGATCAGGGGGCGGCCTTCTTCAAAGGGGTGCACATCATAGCCAATGCCGACTCGGTTCATGCCCATGCCTTAGGCCGGGTTTCCGAAGTGGCAAGGCCGAAAGGGGGATCAGCCCGGCTTGCCACCCAGCGTGCGCATCTGCGCGCGATATTCGCGCGGGGTGCTGCCCACCACTTCGCGGAAGCGGCGGTTGAAGTTGGCCAGGTTCCGGTAACCGCAGTCCAGTGCGATGTCGGTGATGTTGTTTTGGTCTTCCGCGATCATGCGGCAGGCCCGGCCAATGCGGACTTCATTGATGTATTCCGGCACGGTTTTGCCGGTGCGGGAGCGGAAAAAGCGGCTGAAGGCCCCTTCGCTGAGGTGGGCCAGCTTGGCCAACTGTGCGCGGTCAATATCCTCCGTCAGGTGCTGGTGGATGTAATCGCATACGCGCTCCATGCGGCCCTGGTCGGTGGCGTGGAGGGTGGGTTCATAGGCGGCGCTGGCCAGCGGTTTCAGGTCCTTGGCACGGGACATCACATCCAGGATGGCCAGGAGGTCCACCACGCGGGTGAGGCCGTCGCTTTCAGCCAAGTGGCGAAGGCGCAGGGAGACTTCCTTGCGCACCGGGCCCTTGATTTCCAGGCCGCGGCTGGCGCGGCGCAGCAGGCGGCGCACGGATTCCAGTTCCGGCAGCGCCATTAGGTCCTTACCCAAAAAGTTTTCTTCAAAACGGATGATAATGGCATCCACGATCCCGGCACCCTCTTCCTGGTGCCAGACGTGGGGAAGGTTAGACCCGACCAGAACAAGGTCGCCATCGGTAATCGGGGCAATGTTGTCTCCCACCACGCGGTGGCCACGGCTGCGGATGGCCAGGGTGATCTGAAATTCTGGATGGAAATGCCAGCGGGTGCCGTAGTCCGGTCCGTGCACGAGCTCACAATGAAACGACTCCCAATCGCGGCGAGGGACTTTCTCAAAGACAGGCTTCATGTCTTTGAGTGTAACCACGGAATCTGGGAATGCCAAATGCGCGCTTGTGCTGAAGAATGAACTTTTGGTGCTGTACGTCTGTCCTCATCCAGCGGTTGCAGCTTCACCCGCCGTGCCCTTTAATGCCGATTTCCCATGCCACCTGAACACGAGGCCCTTCTCATCCTGACCCGCCAGCAGTTTCCCGCGCTGAGGGACGTCCCTTGCGAGGTGGAACCGATTGTCAAAGGCGGGTCCGACCGCCATTTTTACCGTTTTATTTGGGAAGGCGAAGTCCACCCACCCATGATTCTCATGGTTTACACCCTGGCCCGGCGGGACAATCCGAAGTTTGTGCCTGCGACGCACCGACTGGCAGGGCTGGGGGTGAATGTGCCGAAGATTTATGCCTTTGATGAGCAGCGTCTGTGCGTCTGGCTGGAGGATCTCGGCCGGGATGATCTGCATGCCCACCGCGACGATCCCTGGGAGGTCCGGGCGGGTTATTATCAGGCCACACTGCGGCAGGCGGCCAAGATCCACTCTGTGGGAGCGGCCAGCCTCTCGGCGGCAGATCTCAGCACCTTGGAGCCTGAATTCAACGAGGCTCTCTACGAATGGGAGCAGAACTACTTCATTGAGCACTTCGTGCGCGGGGTCCTGCGTCGAGATGTGGAAACGCCTGAGCATGCCCCTGCGCGAGCGGTTTTGCAGGAGCTGAGGCAGCGACTTGCGCGTCTGCCGCGCTGCCTGGTGCACCGGGATTTCCAGAGCCAGAACGTGCTGCTGCGCGATGGCGAAGCCTGGCTGGTGGACTACCAGGGCCTGCGCCCCGGACTGGCCGAGTATGATCTGGCCTCCTTGCTTTTTGACCCCTACGTGACCCTCAGCCGGAGCGAGCGCGGCGAACTGCTGCAATACTACGCCGACCTCCGGGGCCTGCCCCTGCCAGAACTGCGCGAGGTGGTGTATCAATGCGCCGCCCAGCGCCTGATGCAGGCCCTGGGGGCCTACGGCAATCTCAGCCGCAACCAGGGCAAGACCCATTTCGAGCAACACATTCCGGCGGGCGTGCGGAACCTGACCTCCGTGTGTGATGAGGCCCCCGAGCTGGAGCCTCTGCGCAGCCTTTTCATCTGACCTGATGCACGTCTTCCTGCCTGTCATCGATTGCGGCCCTTTCCTGGTCGAGGAACTGAAACGTGCCGGCATTGCAGCGACGGAAGATGCCATGACAGGCCTCATCCACGCTCCGGCCCTGCCAGATCTCCCATGGCTGGCCTTTGCACGGCAGACCCTGCCGGAAGCGACGGAGGTCAAAGAGGCCTCCATCAATGCCTGGGCAGACCACATCATCACCCGCATCGCCGGGATATTGCCCGATGCCCAGCCTTGGCGGCTGCATCTCTGGCCTGCCTATGGAGAAGGGAAGGCAGGCCTTCACCGCTGCGACCTTATTCGCACCGCGCTGAATGAGCGGCTGAAAAAGCGCCGTCGCGCTCTGCTGCGCTCTTTGGAAGAAAGCGCCAGTGCCTTTTCATCTGAAACCTCCCTCGTGCAGGCCGTGCTCACCGGACCGGACGCGGGTTTTGTCTCCGTCAGTGCCGCTCCGCAGCCTTCGCAGTTGCGCTCGCTCATCTCGCCGTTCCTGGGTGGGGACGTCCCCCATGCGGAGGACAAGGCCGCGCCCAGCCGGGCCTTTGCCAAGGTCATCGAGTCCGAGCTGCGCCTGGGGCAGCAGATTGAAAGTGGCCAGACCTGCGTGGATCTGGGGGCCTCTCCTGGGAGCTGGAGCTATGTGGCCATCCAGCGCGGAGCCTATGTCACCGCGATTGACCGCAGCCCGCTGCGTGATGACCTCATGCGCAATCCTCGCCTCAGCTTTCAGCAGGCCGATGCCTTCAAATTCCGCCCGCAGCAGCCTGTGGACTGGCTCATCTGCGATATCATCGCCGCCCCGCAGCGCAGCCTGGATCTCCTCCTGGACTGGCTGCGCGAACGCCAGATGCGTCGTTTCATCGTGACGCTGAAGTTCAAGGGCAGCGATGAATACCACCTCATGGATGCCCTCAAAGAACTGGCCCCGCCGCTGTGTGCGGACTTCCGCCTGACGCGCCTCTGCGCGAACAAAAACGAGGTCACCGCTTTTGGTGTGGTGGCCTGACCTCGGTTGGGAATCCTTGGCCTTTTGTCCGAGAAGTTCCATTCTGGGTTCGCTGACGTTTTTGCCACCCTTTTCATGACCCTCATCATCTTTGACCTCGAAACCACCGGGCTGTCTCCCTGCCACAACGAAATCATCCAGATTGCGGCGGTGAAGATGAAGGTGGGCTGCTGGGAGCCGCAGGGGCATTTTGATACGTTTGTGCGGCCCCAGGCCCGGGTGCCACGCTTCATCACGGGGCTGACGGGCATCTCCCAGGCTCAGGTGGAGCGTGCGCCGTCGCCTGCGCAGGCCCTGATGGCCTTTACGCAGTTTATCGGAGAGGAGGCGACGCTGGTGGCCCACAATGGCCCTGGTTTTGACATGCGGTTCATTGCGGAAAACTGCACGCGCCACGGGCTGCCCGTGCGGCCGACGGCCATGATGGACTCACGCGCTTTTTCCAGAAAAATCTGGGGTGGTCGGGGCGGTCATGGGTTGGACCCGATTCTGCACCGCCTGGGACTGTCTGCCGATGGGGTGAAGCGCCACGATGCCCGGGGAGATGTGCACCTGCTGGCGCAGGCTGTGCGGAAGATGTGGGGGCAGTTGGTGCCCGATTTTCAAAGCTGCCCGGTGGAGCTGAAAACGGGGGTGATCCCGGCCCTGCCGGTGGTTTGACCCCCAGGGTCGGGGGTGCAGGGAAAAGATGCGGATGGACAGTTGTGCTGCGGTTGACGAAAGAAGCGGCCGTCACCACCCGTGACTAGAAGCACATGTCTGTCATTTTCCGTCTCCAGCTTTCCACGCTCGCCTTTGCGGCGGCACTTGCGGCCCAGCCTGCCACGACACCTGTTTTCTGGCCGGATAAAAACGGCCCGACTTTTGATGGTGTGGTGCCTGCGGCGGAGGCGGCTAAATTGCCTTTGAAGTGGAATGCCACCACGGGGGAAAACATCGTCTGGAAGGTGGACCTGCAGGATGAGGGGCACAGCTCCCCAGTGATTGGCGGCGACCGCATCTGGTTCACTTCGGCGACCACGGATGGCAAGAAGCAGTTCCTCTACGGCATTGACCGCCAGAGCGGCAAGGTGGTGCACCATGACGTGGTGTTTGAAAACGCGGCACCCGAGGAGCTGGGCAATCCGCTGAACAACTATGCGGCACCCTCCCCCGTGCTGGAGGCCGATGCGCTCTATGTCCACTTTGGCACCTATGGCACCGCCCGCATTGACCCGGTCACGGCCAAGAAAGTGTGGGAGCGCCGGGACATCAATGTCCGCCATTATCGCGGGCCCGGCTCCTCACCGATGATTCATGGGGACCTGCTCATCCTGACCTTTGATGGCATTGACCAACAGTTTGTTACTGCCCTCAACAAGAAGACGGGGGAAACCGTGTGGAAGACCGCCCGTACCACGGACTATGGTGATCTGGATGCTCAGGGCTATCCCACGCGCAATGGCGACATGCGCAAGGCCTACCACACGCCCAGCGTCTTCAATCTGGCCGGGGTGGAAACGCTGGTCTCCATTGGTTCCCGCGCTGCTTTTGGTTATGCCGTGGATACGGGCAAGGAACTGTGGACGGTGCGCCATGGTGGCTTCAATGCGGCCATCCGCCCGCTGGTTTGCGAAAACGTGCTGGTGCTGAACACGGGCTCTGAGAGGTCCCACACGGTGGGGGTGAAAATTGATGCCCAGATGAAGGGCGACATCACGGCCAGCCACGTGATCTGGGACCGCGAAAAGCGCAATGCCAGCGAGGCCAATTCAGTGCTGGTGGGCGGCCTGCTCTTCCAGATCACCCGTGGGGGCATCGTCACCTGCATGAATCCCGTCACCGGGGAAGACGTGTGGGAGGAGCGCCTCACGGGCCAGCACCTCCCCAGCCCTATTGCTGCAGGAGATCGCCTTTACTTCAGCAATGACCGTGGAGATACCCGTGTGCTACGCGCAGGGCCTAAATTTGAAGTGTTGGCGGAAAATGTCTTGCCGGATGCCATGACGGCGGCACCCGCCGCGGCGGATGGAGCTCTTTTTATCCGCACCAAAAAGCAACTTTTCAAAATTGCCGCTAAGTAAGCTTTGGATGTGGCCTAACGGCACTTAATTTTCGGCCATTGCCGACATTGGACGCATTAAAACGCGCTGGGAGCCGCATTCTATCAGGAAAGAGACCCAACTGAGAAATAACAGCTTCTTATCACAAATACGTCGCAAGTTCTGAAAAACGTGTTATTCTAAAGACCTCTATGGCTACGACACCGACTCGCAAAACACGTTTCTCCCGCCGCGTCCCTGACCATGTAACCGATGAGCTCGTCAATGTATTGTCCGCTGGGGACACTCTTGAGTTCAACGCGTTGTTCAAACTGGTTTATGACAATTTAAAGCTGAAGAATGCTGTGAGCGGGGGCGAAGAAATGCTCCGCCTGCGTTCTTATGAGAAGCTTCAGGGCCTTGTTAGCCGCGGCCTTTGCGCCAAGGTCAGCAAGACCTACCGTGGTCTGGAAGGTCTGCGCGCAGCGCATCAGGCAACGATTGCTGCCCGCACGGCAGCCGTGGTGGCCCGTTAATCCTTCTTTTTACTGTCTTAGAACCGCCTTTTCCTTCATTGGGAAAGGCGGTTCTTTTTTGTCCCCACGCACTGCTTGACGAGTGCTCCAGGCACCCTCACAAACTGTCCCTCCATGTCCTACAGCGATTTTGAACCCGATTCCGAGGCCGAGCGCGAGCTTTCACCGCTCCTGCAGGCGATCGTGCCCAAGCTTACCCCTTGTCGGGTGCGCGAGTATCAGCCGGAGGATTTTGAGGCCTGCCTGGAGATCTACCGCTCCAACACGCCCGATTTGCTGCCGGAAGGCGGTCTGGAAGCTTTTGCGGAGTTTTTGACCGTGGGCACCTCCTACATCCTGGTCATTGAGTATGACGGGGAGCTCGTCGCCTGCGGTGGGCTGGAATTGATCGGCGATTCGGATTCCGCCACCCTGGTGCATGGCATGGTGCATGGGGAATACCACCGCCGTGGGCTGGGCACCACCTTGCTGGCCGCCCGCATTGCCCTGCTGGAAACGGAGGACCGCCCCATGGAGCTCTGGCTGCGCACCACCCGCCATTCCGTGCCCTTTTATGGCCGGTTTGGCTTTGCGCTGCATTCGGTGAGGGCAGGCGGTGTGGAACGTGAAGGGGCCAACGTGTGGCTGAGCATTGATGACCAGGACATCGAGGACGTGCGTTTCGCGCTGGAAGAGCGCAGCATCCGTGTCTTCCTGAATGATCCGGACGAGGATGACGAAGAAGAGGAGCTTTAATAACTCGATGAAAACGAGACTGACCCCTCAGCAAAAGAAGCTTTATAGCTATGCCAAGGACGGAAGAAATGGTCGTGCTGAGTCTAGGTCCGTCGCCAATAAAGCGATTTCGAAACATAAGGCCAAGGCGAATCGGGCTTTTCGCCGCGCCCAGGTTCAGGCTTTAACGAAGGACGATGAAACCGTTCCCCGAGTGGATCGTAAATCCTTCAAAAAATCGCCAGACGTTCCGCTGGCTGTTTATGTGCAAATTCGTTTGTCGCAGCGCGCGAAGATCAAGGACGAAACTCTTTTAAAGGCAGGACCAAAGGCGGCCAAGATGAGAGAGTTTGTTATGGACGGGCATCTCAGGGCGGATCGAGATCTAGGAGGTGCTTGATTGGCTGTTAATTTTAAAGAACGACCCTTGTTTATCATCTTATGAAATCCGTTATCCTCGGCTTTGTGGCCATCAGTCTAGTTCCGCTTTTGTCTGCGGCTGACACCAAGCCTACAGCCAAAAAACCTGCTCTTGAAGGCCCCAAGTGGCAGAAGCTGAATCCGCAGACTCCGGCTGGCTTCACTCTGAAGACCCTGGAAGTCGCTAAATACCCAGAGCACACGGTGGAGCTGTACATTTATGTGCCTGATGCTGAAGGCACCTGGCCCTGCATTCTGGACATCCACGGCGGCGGCTGGCAGAAGCGTCAGGTGGAAGCGGACAAGCCGATGATGGAGCGCCTCGCGCAACGTGGTTTTGTCACCGCCCTGGTGAGCTATCGACTGTCCACAGAGGCGAAGTACCCGGCAGCGCTGCATGATTGCAAGGCAGCCCTGCGCTGCCTGCGGGCTCATGCGAAGGAACTCAAGATTGACCCAGAACGCATCGGCTGCATGGGAGGCTCCGCCGGGGGGCACCTCTCCGGATTGACGGCCATGACCAGTGGGCTGGCTGAATTTGAGGGCGAGGGTCCGTTTAAGGACCAGTCGAGCGCGGTGAAAGCGGCCATCGTCATGGCGGCGACGCAGGATCTGGTAGCCTCCAATGTGGGCAAAAAGAATGAGGGTGCCATCCTGTTCTTTGGTGGCAGCCTGGAAGAAAAGCCGGAGGTGTACAAGACCGCCTCACCCATCACCCATGTGCGCGCCGGGGTGCCGCCGACGATCTTCATCGAAGGGGAAAAAGACAGCCTGAAAATCGGCCGGGCTGAAATGATGGAAAAGCTCAAAGCCCTGGGCATCGAGACTGAAGTCCAGACCCTGAAATTCGCCCCGCATCCTTTTTGGATGAGCGATCCCTGGTGCGCCGAGACCGTGGACATCGCGGCGGCTTTCTTCAAAAAGCACCTGGGTGAGCCAGTGCGAAAATAAGCTGGCTTCATCCCTCATGCGCTTCCCCATCTGGCTGCTGTCCCCTTTCTTGCTCGTGACCTCGGCGGTGGCGCATGTGGTGCCGAACATGACCATCGAGGCGGAGTTCACGAAGGGGAGCCAGTTCACGCTGAAAATGAACCTGGATCCCCGGGTGTTTCTGAGTGATCAGCCCACATCACTGCCACCTGTTTCAGCGGATTGGTACCTGAGCCAGAGCGAGACGGAAAAAGCTGCCACCTATGCAAAGGCCACTGAGTATCTGAAGGCGAATGTCGGCCTAACATTCAATGATCAAACGCTGCCGCTGCCAGCCTGCGAGTTCGTGGCTCTGGATGGTGCGACCTATGAGGCGGTAAAGCCAGACACAGCGGAGACGCATCTGCTGGCGACGGCCAAGACCGATGTGCCTGCGGGTGCCGAAAGCTTTAAGATCGCCTTTGGCAAAGGGGCCAACGTCAGCCTGATCCTGCTGAACAGCGAAGAGGGCAACGACGAGCGCAAACCGCAGGTGATCTTTCCTGGCGAAACCAGCCGCCCTTTCAAACTCACGCAGACCACAAAGGCCGTGGAAGCGGCCCCGGCCGTAGCGCCAGTTTCTGCCAAAGCCGAAGGCATCCAGGTGACCGATGTCAAAGTCACGCGAGTTTATCCTGAGTTCCCCAAGACCCTGCTCTTCGCCGGTGCGGGGCTGTTCCTACTTTTGGGCTTCGGCGTGCTTTGGCTCAAACGCAGCAGGCGTTGATGAACTCAATCGCGCGGCGTTCATGCCAGCCGCGCAGGCGGTGATCCAGGAAACCCACATGGCCGCCATAGTTTGGCGTTTCCAGGTGCAGCAGGTCGCTGTGAAAGGCGAGTTCTTGCGGGAAGGAGGGCCGGGTGAGCAGGGGGTCGTTCAGCGCATTCAGCAGCAGGCTGGGCACACGCAGCTTCGTCAGATGGGGCAGGGAACTGGCACGGGCCCAGTAGTCATCCGCATCGCGAAAGCCATGCAGAGGTGCCGTGAAGCGGTCGTCAAATTCCTTGATGGTGCGGATGCTGCGGATGCCACGCAGATCAAAGCTTTCGGGGAACCGCCGTGCCTTTGCCTCCATCTTGAGGACGAGGGTGTTT from the Prosthecobacter algae genome contains:
- the ispF gene encoding 2-C-methyl-D-erythritol 2,4-cyclodiphosphate synthase encodes the protein MNRVGIGYDVHPFEEGRPLILGGIEIPYTRGLKGHSDADVLCHAIADAVLGSLGLPDIGFYFPPTDASIEGICSLRILEKCAELAHEKGYVITNVDSTLIAEAPKVMKHAPAMKEKIAEALRIQPDQVGIKATTNERMGFVGREEGMAAMAVACVEK
- a CDS encoding 3'-5' exonuclease, with the protein product MTLIIFDLETTGLSPCHNEIIQIAAVKMKVGCWEPQGHFDTFVRPQARVPRFITGLTGISQAQVERAPSPAQALMAFTQFIGEEATLVAHNGPGFDMRFIAENCTRHGLPVRPTAMMDSRAFSRKIWGGRGGHGLDPILHRLGLSADGVKRHDARGDVHLLAQAVRKMWGQLVPDFQSCPVELKTGVIPALPVV
- a CDS encoding alpha/beta hydrolase, producing the protein MKSVILGFVAISLVPLLSAADTKPTAKKPALEGPKWQKLNPQTPAGFTLKTLEVAKYPEHTVELYIYVPDAEGTWPCILDIHGGGWQKRQVEADKPMMERLAQRGFVTALVSYRLSTEAKYPAALHDCKAALRCLRAHAKELKIDPERIGCMGGSAGGHLSGLTAMTSGLAEFEGEGPFKDQSSAVKAAIVMAATQDLVASNVGKKNEGAILFFGGSLEEKPEVYKTASPITHVRAGVPPTIFIEGEKDSLKIGRAEMMEKLKALGIETEVQTLKFAPHPFWMSDPWCAETVDIAAAFFKKHLGEPVRK
- a CDS encoding aminoglycoside phosphotransferase family protein, giving the protein MPPEHEALLILTRQQFPALRDVPCEVEPIVKGGSDRHFYRFIWEGEVHPPMILMVYTLARRDNPKFVPATHRLAGLGVNVPKIYAFDEQRLCVWLEDLGRDDLHAHRDDPWEVRAGYYQATLRQAAKIHSVGAASLSAADLSTLEPEFNEALYEWEQNYFIEHFVRGVLRRDVETPEHAPARAVLQELRQRLARLPRCLVHRDFQSQNVLLRDGEAWLVDYQGLRPGLAEYDLASLLFDPYVTLSRSERGELLQYYADLRGLPLPELREVVYQCAAQRLMQALGAYGNLSRNQGKTHFEQHIPAGVRNLTSVCDEAPELEPLRSLFI
- a CDS encoding GNAT family N-acetyltransferase, producing the protein MSYSDFEPDSEAERELSPLLQAIVPKLTPCRVREYQPEDFEACLEIYRSNTPDLLPEGGLEAFAEFLTVGTSYILVIEYDGELVACGGLELIGDSDSATLVHGMVHGEYHRRGLGTTLLAARIALLETEDRPMELWLRTTRHSVPFYGRFGFALHSVRAGGVEREGANVWLSIDDQDIEDVRFALEERSIRVFLNDPDEDDEEEEL
- a CDS encoding SAM-dependent methyltransferase; translated protein: MHVFLPVIDCGPFLVEELKRAGIAATEDAMTGLIHAPALPDLPWLAFARQTLPEATEVKEASINAWADHIITRIAGILPDAQPWRLHLWPAYGEGKAGLHRCDLIRTALNERLKKRRRALLRSLEESASAFSSETSLVQAVLTGPDAGFVSVSAAPQPSQLRSLISPFLGGDVPHAEDKAAPSRAFAKVIESELRLGQQIESGQTCVDLGASPGSWSYVAIQRGAYVTAIDRSPLRDDLMRNPRLSFQQADAFKFRPQQPVDWLICDIIAAPQRSLDLLLDWLRERQMRRFIVTLKFKGSDEYHLMDALKELAPPLCADFRLTRLCANKNEVTAFGVVA
- a CDS encoding AraC family transcriptional regulator; the encoded protein is MKPVFEKVPRRDWESFHCELVHGPDYGTRWHFHPEFQITLAIRSRGHRVVGDNIAPITDGDLVLVGSNLPHVWHQEEGAGIVDAIIIRFEENFLGKDLMALPELESVRRLLRRASRGLEIKGPVRKEVSLRLRHLAESDGLTRVVDLLAILDVMSRAKDLKPLASAAYEPTLHATDQGRMERVCDYIHQHLTEDIDRAQLAKLAHLSEGAFSRFFRSRTGKTVPEYINEVRIGRACRMIAEDQNNITDIALDCGYRNLANFNRRFREVVGSTPREYRAQMRTLGGKPG
- a CDS encoding PQQ-binding-like beta-propeller repeat protein, giving the protein MSVIFRLQLSTLAFAAALAAQPATTPVFWPDKNGPTFDGVVPAAEAAKLPLKWNATTGENIVWKVDLQDEGHSSPVIGGDRIWFTSATTDGKKQFLYGIDRQSGKVVHHDVVFENAAPEELGNPLNNYAAPSPVLEADALYVHFGTYGTARIDPVTAKKVWERRDINVRHYRGPGSSPMIHGDLLILTFDGIDQQFVTALNKKTGETVWKTARTTDYGDLDAQGYPTRNGDMRKAYHTPSVFNLAGVETLVSIGSRAAFGYAVDTGKELWTVRHGGFNAAIRPLVCENVLVLNTGSERSHTVGVKIDAQMKGDITASHVIWDREKRNASEANSVLVGGLLFQITRGGIVTCMNPVTGEDVWEERLTGQHLPSPIAAGDRLYFSNDRGDTRVLRAGPKFEVLAENVLPDAMTAAPAAADGALFIRTKKQLFKIAAK